The Salminus brasiliensis chromosome 14, fSalBra1.hap2, whole genome shotgun sequence genome contains the following window.
TCGTGTGTCCCcactcttttttaaaaaccaaaatatggtcattCTATATTAAACACAACCTCTATATCCTCACTATCATGCAAATGATCTCGCTGGTTAGGTGAGTGTATCTGAATCACAGGCTTCAGCTGAATCCATCTGCTGTGGATGACCGTGGCTGTCGGTTCTATGGAcactgtctccctctgctggccgtTCCTGTGAACTGCACCCTGTAAACAACATACCTCGTGCTGCGCTTCATCCCTGACGTGGCGGCGCGAGACACGCACACAGCTGCGCCCCTCGTGGGCCACGGCGAttggcgtgtgtgtgagagtgtgtgtagcgATTGgtttggctctgtttgtgtaCCGGGGGCAGGTGCAGAACTGAAACTTTCACCTCATGCAAATATAACGAGTTTTACAGCGCGCGAGGCAGCGTGTTTGGGGTCTAAGCTGGCGACGCGGGGGGGAATCCAGACCTCAGGGAGGATTTTAGGAGCTCGTGCTCAGGCTCGTGCTGTAGATTTTAGAAATTAGGCTACTTGTGCACCTGTTCCAGCTGGTAAGACCCGCCGGTGGGCTGTTTGCTCTGCACACTGTCCGCCTTTAAACCCTGTTCATGTGGGCTGGACGGAGGGTTGGTTAGTTGGGGGTtagaataatattttataatcacttttatttaagtacattttCTCTATAATTGAAATGCAGTAATGGCTGAGAGTGGTCTGAGAAGCTTATGAGCTTTCTAATTCTGATTTCTGATTTCTGTAATAATTACcgttactatttatttattgaatacgTATTTCAGATGTTGCAGAGGTCCCAAAAATGCTTATCACATCCACGCTGCCCTTCCTGACTTCTGTTAcctttttaattgatttaaatgtgtttatattttgtGGGACTGTAAGGGCGTGTGTAAAAGCAGGTGTTTTGTACGCTTGTAATTTGGCAGGTTAAGAGATGCCCCAGCTGACTGCATTGCTGCAGGTGGCGCTGTTGCTCTCTGCAGTGCCCGCGCAGTATCTCCTCAGCAGGTGGACCAGTGGTACAGCAGCACAGCGCAGCCTCGCCACACAGGggtagacagacacacacacacacacacacacacacacacacacacagagacgtttgtcattctgttctgttttttttaaaccttcaGAGGTTTGAAGTCATGATAATGACAAGGATTGCAAAGTCAGCAGTAAATACATAGAATTAGAGTCTAAAAGTTGCAGAAATAGAATTATGTATAATTATttgtcactttttgacataatgtgatgGTATTTATATTGTGCGTTATATaattttgtgatgaatggaccaacagaacaTTTTCTGAGGCACAGCAACTAATATATATTAGGACCCAATTAATCCCAATTAGTTAATCAACCAAGTTCGGCCCCAACTTCCTACCATTAGTTTTACAGAGCCAATGACGTATTAGTGCCTTTATTAAGCTATTGAGACACAGCGTCACTACTGTTgggctcagagggtagattacgcTTTATGataaaatatggattaaatctcataactaactctcaatctctgacccctctctctcctctatccAGAATCCTGGACACATGGAAATGGGTGAGGGAATCATATCTAAACATGGCAGTGTGGGGGGACTGGCTGAGGTCTTGGATGTCCAGTATACCGTAAGTCCAAAATTTAAGTAAATTCAAAATGCCTTGGTTCTTTTAGAAGACTCTCTTACCCAGACCGACTTACAaaggtgcttcactgtttactcagaaaatatcttTAGCTAGTTTGTGTCAACAAATCGAGTAAGACATGGAAAAGATGGGTCTTAAGATAATCTTCCAGGACCTGAATGCGACCCCTGTGCTGTAATGTGCATGTGTGGCTTcacatacaggttctttggagaggaggaggagatggataTGGGACGGGCGATGCAGGAGGCGTTTGCCCTGGAGATGCTGATGCACAACAATGACCAGGGCTACTTTGGAGGTAAGGggcattctgttttttttatagatgTGCACACACAAGTACTAGAAGTGCTAACAGCCGAATGCTGAGGTAGGTTTTCAGCTGAGATTTGAAGGATCTaacaggagagagtgagagtgagagagagagggagaaatcgGGGAAGTGCATTCCAAAGTTTGGGTGCCAGATCACTAAATACTATCCAAGAAACCCACCCTTTGTTTTTCACCACCTCAGGTTATTGTACAGATTAAGGGAAATAAACAGAGCCTAGAGTGAGGTCTACAGTAGACGTTGTGACCCTGAAGCTGCCTCAGTGAGTTAGGAGCATTTTATGAATTAGTTCAATACCATTTAGTCAGTTCAACTTTAATTATGTCAGGCGATTTTAAGGATGGTTTTGCAAAAATAGCAAGGCCCTAaactttactgtgtgtgtgtgtgtgtgtttgtgtgaagtcTCAGAGGAGCCACGCAGCCCCAGGCCAGAGTACGTGCTGCACCGAGTTGGAGAGGTTGTCATGGAGACGCAGAATCACATGGTGGGGGTGATAGTGGGCTGGGACACCGGACTACGAGCCCCAACAGAGTGGATCAAGAGAAAACAATACACAGATTCCGAGGTCTGTGTCTgtaccacacacaaacacacatggagTAAAAGAGTGGGActcatcactccacagttactcCAAAGTCTAATCTAATGAGTAGATTCACATACCCACATTTTTCCTCCTCATCTCAATCTGCTTCATTTATACTGTACCTTAACCTGAAGCATCCAGGTTCTCTACAAATAATAAGTTTCGCATTGTTAAAGGAATGAGacttttgaggaacctttggaggttctttggTTTGAAACTGAAGAACCTTGAAAAGTACCTCAATGATCTTATATTTTCAGCAGTGTGGATACAGACTAAATTCAACAACTGGCTGAATGTAGGTTGTGACCTCAGGTGACCACAATTCAATGTCAGGAAACGTCTAATGCCATtggcagtgtgatgtagaataGTGACCACTGTGGTTTGAAACCTTATACTGACATAAATTAGTACAGCAAACAGTCAGTATTTAGTGGCATGTTGATCAAAACCCAACGTATGCTAAACCTCTAAAAGTTAACGTCCACGCAATGTGAAATTATGAAATTTGGTTCTGAGTGGTGTTAAGGTGTAAAGTAACTAAGATTTACCATCTATCTAATGTTGGATTTTAATGTCAACccagcattgtttttttttttttataagatatgtgactttgagttccaaccaaaattcaatgtctgCACAACACTGGGTTTTGATGTCAACCCAActttcattttcaactaaacTGTAACATCTCTCTGACGTCAAATGGTTTTCCAGTGCCTGCTGGGAATtgtttggagtgtgtgttttgaacaTTCCTGAGTACCGAGAAACTCTAATAGCTCTAACTGTGTTTAGGTGAAGAAACTGGAGGACACTCCACACTACAGAATTCTGTTCAGTGGTCAGGATCAGTCCTCTCTTATGATTGGATACATTCCACAGACTGCAGTACATCGGTTTGAGGGATACCAGGTACACAAAAacactctctcacttgctctctctctgcttgtcCCTCACCCCACCCATGTGTACAGTATCTACTGGATAAAAAcgaatattaaatattagtaTTAAACCATTACTGATCATTTAAATACTATTTCTATTCACTGTACATTCAGTTTGACCACATTATTCAATTCTTTAagtaattacagaactacaaatgttatcattaataaatgataattaatAAATCAAGAATCCACACTTACTGCTTGGCTTGtattaaagaaaacaaaattaCAACATTACAGGGCCAGTGCAAaccattatatgtccaaatgtttgtggacaccctttctaatgaatgcattcatgctactttaagttgcacccattgctgacacagacgtgcacatgcaacttgtctagtctagtccctgtaggagcagataaacatgaacctattgccactaAAGCTAgacgtggactagaggggtataaacccccctgcattgagctgtggagcagtggaacggtgttctctggaatgatggttggtgctacatccaaaactttttttgaggtagggtggtgatcatgcaacaCCCTGCTCTCACTTATGCTCTTTGATTGCcaactgcaatcaaatcatcacagcaaatattccaaaatctagtagaaagccttccctgtacagtagagacaggtactccaacaaaagcaaaaaaactccttttttttcatttttcttaatacccatgattttaaatgaaatgataaatatgcaggcgtcccaatacttttaccatatagtgtatatagtgctGAAGCTGCATTGTCAAATTTTACATAACATTGAAAAGTCCTTTTAGTCTAGACTTTGGGTTAATCTAGGCCTGGAGAAACTGCCCCAACAGCTTTTTAACTATAAGGGATAAATCTAATTTTATcacaaaaaatatttagttgtttgtgtgtttttttttacagtactgaactttgtgtgtttgtgtgttgtagCCGGACATCCCCACTCTGGGTAATTATTTCTATCACTTTGATGGGAAAAGGTTTGTGATGCAGGAGTGGCTGAAAGAGCGCTACCCTGAAGACTGagtgacagagaaaaagagactgGACACATCAGGACTGTAGAGATGCTCTTCTGTTATCTCAGTGGGATGTGTGGACATTTTTCTCAACAGTGGACATGCGACCACAGCGGTTTAAAACTAGCACTTTAGTCAGTTTGAGATGTGCCACGCTCACTGCCATGCCTTGGAGTCTCCTGCTGCATAGTGGTGGTGTTTGGGTTGTGACCATGTAGATCTCATGCTTACAGGGCTTTTACTGGACCCAGGATCGGGACAGCAGGAATTTCTATGTAGTGTTGCTTCGGCTTGCATATCTTAAGATCAACATACACAATCTGgtgaaaagtattgggacacctacacattacaccgaCAGCAGCGTTTTGATGACATCCTATTCTaaataggcattaatatggagctggtccccctttgcagccctaacagcagcaggtctggagcgctggaagacgtttctgcactatgctctgagttCAGCACtgggccctgaccccgctctttaactttacgtggtctgacacttggtggctgagctgctctctatggttcctaaacgcttccactcttcaataataataccactcacagctgatggtggaagatctaggagggaagataTTTCACTAGCTGACTTGTTGCAGCAGTGGCTATAATTACAGagccacgctggaattcagtgagctctatGGAACCACcagttctttcactaatgtgtgtaaaggcagactgcatgactaggTGCTTGATTTGATACATTAGTGATTATGAggtgtgtcctaatactttttgtccatatagtgttgaGGAAAATGAACTGAAAGACTGAAAATCATGAAAACACCTGTGTAATCCAACATACACTGGTTTGGGTAAATGCAATTCAGGTTAATGTGATTTATGTGATCTGTGAATGTTGTACAACAGTATTTCAGTGGGTTTCAAAAACATGTTTTGAGATGAAAATTGCCATTATTGTGAACTTAAAGGATAAAGAGACACTCTGACCAGACTAGGAAAGCCTCTGATGGTGGCAGCCTTTCCTAGTCTGGCTGGAATTCCCCATTTAAATCAGCGGTCAATAACCCTGCTCTTGGAGATCTGCCGTCCTGCAAAATCCACAAAATCTAGTGGACTGATGATCTGGACGTTCAGTCAGGGTTAGAAGTAAGGAGGTACAGTAGATGTACAGGAGCAGCGTTGGTGACCGCTGCCTTAAAAGGGATTAAAACAGAAGAGCTACATGGAGCAGATCTGTACCCCAAGTTCATGTTACAGCAGCTCACATTGTATTATGATGTTTGCACAGTTGAATTTAAAtgggttttatttatattaactGACAGAAAATCTGAGGTCAGATTAAACTGTTGTTGAATCTGCAGGATGGGTCAAAATTAGcataaaatgaatatttttgtattttcttcatttttaaaccCATGAGCATGGGAAACGCAGGGAAAGCATTTAGTAAATTAAGTAGCCTGATACCGGTCCGGTTTCTGTCTTAAGTTGACCGAGCTTGCTGCTTAAAGTTTGTGATTAAAGTGATACTTTTTACCCATGGTTGGACTCCTTTTACCTTATAAACATGTCAGCAGGAGCCATTTTCTCAGGAGCCATACTGAGGTTCTTCATACTGCCTTAAAAACGATGCACTGGTCAAATATCTAATTCACACAATTAATCCCaggttgatcagccaagacatgtttaatgTCTGAGCCGGTAACCTTAAATTACATATGcatatgtggtttctgacactgcttGACCCACTGCTATCTATAAACATGTACAAACATACCTCACATAGCTGTAAACAATTGTAGCAACCTGTCAGAAACCACTTAACCAAGTCCACCTGAGATTGCCTGGTGTGATGAAATAGCCATGTAGTTGGCATAATATTAACTGGTAGCTGTTAGTAGATGTTTTCAGTACTTGTCAGATACATTGACCTCATACAACTCTACTACAAAACTGAAGAGACAAATTTTGGGCACCAAACGTCAACAGTACAATTGTGCAATTATTTCTCAATTATTCTGCTTTAACTTCAAGTATCATCCAAAGGCACGTAATACTAATAGACAGAATTCCCAGAGCGCAGACTTCATAACTTCTTCCTCGTGCTGTCCTTAGGTCGCAGTTCAAAAGTGACAAACACACGTGATGAGGCACATACGGTCATCTGGCCCACTTTTTGCTGTAGTGTCAGTGTAGGGTTGACCACTcccccttgttggccacatgTCCACTCCTGAAAATCCTCTTCTCTTACCAGTAGGGGACGTCCCAGACCCTGTCCCAGGACACTACACACCTCGATTGCTTTGAGGCGGGCAGTCTCCACAGCTGCGACACACACACGTCTTCTGCAGAAAGCACCAGAAACTACATTAGCATTTTGTAATAAAGAACACCATGTTCAAATGTTTAGTGAATACATGCAGCTATCATAAAGTTTCACcaattgctgacatagatgtgcaaatgcacacatagcttgtctagttcctgtagagaagtatcggCAATAGGAGAAGACTCTCTGTTAGCACCTGTTAGGCTAGAGGGGttaaaagccccccagcattgagctgtgaagcagtaaaTGTGTctgctggaatgatggtgccccatccaacacttttgaaATGAGTtagggtgctgatcatccaaaatcctgaactcactaactttttttttttggctaaatgcaagcaaatccttacagcagtgctccaataTCTAGCTGAAAGCCTTCCCTGTATAGTAGaaacagttaatccaacaaaagcaggatcaactcatttaaagaaatgaatgaatgaccaggtgttccaatacttttgttcttATGGTGTAGTTTTAACTAGATTAACAGCATTTTCAGTCGTGCACCTGAGTGAGTCTATAAAACGCCATAAAATGTGCCCAAAATATTTTGAAAGACTTGAGTTTAAAGGCATGTTTTTAAGGCCTACTTACAAACAAACCAGAACGGTTGTTCTGTGGCTGCACTCTTAATTTGTCTTTGGAAACTCTTAGCCCACTACCAAGATATGTGCAATTCCCCCTGGAGGATCAGGCCTACCTCACAAACCTCAATGACAGCTTATAGAAATCTAACACTGAGCCCTCCTGCTGTACTGGTCATGTTTTTATTGAGCTGTGGTAAGCAAATCCAATGTTCCGCAGTTATTTAGCTTAGCTGCCATTGAAAACGTTCAGTCAGCATGTGGTGATGCTTTCTCAACTGGCTAAGTAGGTTTAAATACCTAATGTCAGCCACCCCCACATCCCTAAACCCCAGTCTTATTTTCTATTATTTGTACTAAGACATGTAGTCAGCCAGTTATTTAGGGACTGCTGTTTAaagtttatgtatgtatatttatctTCTGTATTGGTCCAGAGTTTGACTCCGGTATCTAATGTAATGACACAAAATTACAAACATGTCTCATTTTGAAGGGGACAGCCTAAGGCACTTTATTCTATATACAGTAAGTCAGTTATAGAACAGGACATATCAGAATGAATTTCTTCTTAATAACTTTCATGTAAAGCTATTTGTGAGCAAAATATTTACTTTGTGAATAGAATGAAATACAACATTTAACTGTATGACATATGTTTGGGGATTCTAAGCTTTAAACAGGACCTGGGCTGTCTATGTTGGACCTGTAATGCTTTAGATATGCTGCATAAACAATATTTATCAGTGTAATATTAACCAGTGTAATCACTGTAATTGTTTTACTGCAAGTATAAGTGATTACTGGTGATATGCCCCCCCGGCTGGTGTgcgtttcctttttttcagcgATGAACACAAAAGTGATATCAATGCTAATAgctcccccttgtggagaatatTCAGACTGCACATAGCTTTACATTAACCTGTGTATTCCCTGTTTAGCCAATCAATAAAACTTCAAGTTAATTACTAAGCCaattcataaatatttaaattggtAATTATGACAGCTCTAAAAACAATGACTAAAAAGGAATAGAAGGTTATTTAGAATTGATAATGCAAAATCAATCTGCTTACTTCAAAAAGTTAAAGGTATTAAATAGCCTTTTTGATAGAAGGTGGGAATTCTTTGTGAATCTGTGAGGCTtaatcacactgaacacattaaaacatGTTTATCGTGTGTTCGTTACCTTAACAGACTGAGGCATTCTTCACTGTGCGAGAACTGAGGGTCCCCAACGCACACACTTCTGTCCAGCTTTTCAATCAGCAGAGAGCGCACACACTGCATCTTCTCAAAGTCTGAAAACACCACACTTAcctagtacacacacacacacacagttatctTTGGTAGACAGTTGTTGATTGATGTCGACAGAAGCTGGATGTGTAAAACACCACTGAAATCTTGGACTACTGATTTTAATAGCCCACCTCAGCTTGCATACGGTAGAGGTCATCGTCTCTCTGCGTATGTTTCGTCACAACTGTGTCCCCTTCctgacaaaaacaaaggaaattaCAACTTTCCAGCAGACGTCATCAGTGTCAGTCCAAGAGTTATGAACGAGTTACCAAAGTTATGGATGGTGGAGCGGagggatgccagtgtttcagggtgctcctgtgtccgtgttaccttctggctctcagGTTGTTTTAATCAGATCTGCTGGGGTCATCAACCGCACTCTGATAACGTTTACATTCTCTTTACTTCATAAATCCCTTTACAGAGTTTATCATTTAATATTGTTCAGCCTGACAATGATGGTAGAGTGATCGTCGGGCTCTCCTATTACCCGGATCAGACCATCTAACCACCCTCCAGCTACGTAGACCCCCACCGTTCATTACTGACTACGCTAAAGTTTACATGGacttctgctactactattattatccccaccattaaccatcagtGCTTTCATTATTCTTTCTCTATcactattatgattatattagttatattatgaCTAAATCAGCACACCACAATCAGCAGAACAGGGTTTTGTGATGGTACAGTGACTTTTTATCACTGTATTTCTACCAGAGAATGATGGGTGCCCTCTTGCTCACTGAAGGGGGTTGTtcattttttgtgtgtattgtCCGCTTCCTGTATAAGCTTATTAGCGTTATGCATTGTTGATCTTTTGTCATATTACTGGAttcatgtaaagctgctttgtgactatGTCAGTTGTCAAAAGCATGAGACAAATACGTTTAATTTTATCTGATTAAGAGCTGATATAATCTGAAGGTATAAAACATTCTGCAAAGCAGGCTTTTCACACACTAATGTTCTGTATCTCACTCCTGACGCAAGTAAAGTGCCTTATACAGCCTTATTGCTTAGGTTTGAGAGGCTGTATTTGGGGGAAGCCTCTGATTGTGAGGAGatgtttattaatatgacaCTTTTAACATGTAAAGAAACAGCTTGAACAGTACAGCTGGGGTCAAGCATGCTTCTAGAGCAATGATGGTTCTACATAAAGTGCCCACAGCCTCCTAATGACAGCAAATCTATGCTGACAGATCATGCAGAGGTCTGTTACGTCCTGGACAAAGCTGATTTTATTGTACAGACTAAGTCCAGGGTACTTGAATCAGTCTACCACCTCCCAGCAGTCCCCAATCCAGTCCTCATTGGCTAATATTTTATCTCTGTGTATATCTGAATGCCTCTTTAGGACCTTTTAAGCCCCCAAGACACAAGTCTGACCTCATTAGGAGTAGAAGTAGGCCTAGTGTGCACCAGACTCGCATCCATAAAGAAATGATTCACTAAAGAATCACATTTCTAATCCCAGTGAACAAAGAAAGAATCACTGAATCGGTTCTTAAATGAATCGTGACCTTTACTACAGAAACCCCACCTTAACTCCTCGCTGTCTGAGGGTCTGCAGGATGTAGTCCAGCCTGCGGGTCACGCTGTTGGCCGCGTCGTTAACACTTTCTTTGCTGCTCGTAACGGAGACGGTCAGGGCGGCTCTGTCCGGCGGCGAGCGGAGCTCCGCGCTGCCCGTCACCTCCACGCGTCTCGTCGGGACTCGCGGTGGTGGAGACCTCGGTTTCGTCGTGTAATTAAGCTCTAACTCGTCCATTTCTCCGCGAAGGCCTCCGCTGGCCGGAATCAGAGAAGCGAAAACCCGGGCTGGACTGACCGCCATGCTGGTAAATCAACAGGCGCTATGGCAACGGGCGCGGGGGGTGATGGGAAATTTAGAACCCCGAAAAGACAACGAGGAGGAAATCGAGATTTCGACAAGTTTTATACACt
Protein-coding sequences here:
- the LOC140577018 gene encoding uncharacterized protein translates to MPQLTALLQVALLLSAVPAQYLLSRWTSGTAAQRSLATQGILDTWKWVRESYLNMAVWGDWLRSWMSSIPFFGEEEEMDMGRAMQEAFALEMLMHNNDQGYFGVSEEPRSPRPEYVLHRVGEVVMETQNHMVGVIVGWDTGLRAPTEWIKRKQYTDSEVKKLEDTPHYRILFSGQDQSSLMIGYIPQTAVHRFEGYQPDIPTLGNYFYHFDGKRFVMQEWLKERYPED
- the irak1bp1 gene encoding interleukin-1 receptor-associated kinase 1-binding protein 1 homolog, yielding MAVSPARVFASLIPASGGLRGEMDELELNYTTKPRSPPPRVPTRRVEVTGSAELRSPPDRAALTVSVTSSKESVNDAANSVTRRLDYILQTLRQRGVKEGDTVVTKHTQRDDDLYRMQAEVSVVFSDFEKMQCVRSLLIEKLDRSVCVGDPQFSHSEECLSLLRRRVCVAAVETARLKAIEVCSVLGQGLGRPLLVREEDFQEWTCGQQGGVVNPTLTLQQKVGQMTVCASSRVFVTFELRPKDSTRKKL